Below is a genomic region from Streptosporangium album.
TGGCGTCGTACAGCGTCGGATTGCCGTCCGGGTCGGGGCCGCCGGTCCGGGCCGCGACCTCGATGTTCTTGATGAGCTTGGCGAACAGCTTGCCTCGCTTGGAGTCAAGCGCGGCCTTCTTGTGCTTCGTCGTCGCCCATTTGGAGTGGCCGGACATCGCCTAGAGCTCCCTCACCATCTCAACGAAGTATGAATGCACACCGACATCCCCGGTAAGTTCCGGGTGGAAGGACGTGGCGAGCAGCGGTCCCTGACGGACCGCGACGATCCTATCCTCAGCTTCGGCCCGGGCCAGCACTTCGACCCCGGGCCCGACGGATTCCACCCACGGCGCACGGATGAACACCGCACGCAACGCGCCGCGGCCGGCGAAGTCGATGTCGGCCTCGAAGGATGCGACCTGCCGGCCGAAGGCGTTGCGGCGGACCACCATGTCGATGCCCCCGATCGTCTGCTGACCGTCGACACCGGCCTCGATCCGGTCGGCCAGCATGATCATGCCCGCGCAGGACCCATAGGCGGGCATGCCGTTCTTGATCCTCAGACGGAGCGGCTCAAGCAGGTCGAAGGTCTCGGCGAGCTTCCACATGGTGGTGGACTCCCCGCCGGGGATGACCAGGCCGTCGACCGCCTCCAGCTCGCCGGGTCGCCGTACGGCAACCGCCTTGGCGCCCGCCACCTCCAGGGAGCGCAGGTGCTCACGCACGTCTCCCTGCAGGGCGAACACACCGATTGTCGGGGCGATGCTCACCAGTGGTCCTTTCAAGATGCTCGAAATGCTCTCTCAGCGTATGGCCACTGGGCTCGCCGCCCAAACCGGGTCAGGCGACGACGGGGGCGCCGTGCGAGGTGTGGTCGGCGTCGACCCGCTCCAGGCTCCTCACGTGGTGGCGCCTGCCGTACAGGACGGCCATTCCCGCCAGGCAGCAGGACGCGCCGAGAAAGTACGGCACCGCGGGGGCGATCTCCTCTGATCTTTCGGATCACGCCTCGGCACAGATCGTTGTGAGTGACCATCGGCCACTGTATGGCTGAGCGGTAGCAGAGATGGCGCGGCTCTCCCGAAAGGCCGTGGGTAGGATCGTCCATCGTCATGCTCAGCTCATCAGGGTCAGCCTGGCTAAGTGGTAGCCCGGAGAGAGGGCGACGCCCCGAAGGACGCCGCCCCGAGGCGGTCAGGGGCGCTTGGTCTCCCAGTCCACCGTCTCCTGGATCCGCTGGTCCGCCGTCGGCTCCGGCGTCCGGGCGGCCGAGGGGTCGAGCGGCCGCAGGTAGGTCTGCTGGACGCCGGGGACCCGGTCCTCGATCACGAAGGTCGCCTTGGTGTGCGCCGCCGCACCGGCCTGGGTGACCTGCGGCAGGACCTTGAAGTCCGCGGTGAGCTGCTCGCGCTCGATCCGCGTGACAACGTAGCCGCGCTGGTTGTTGTAGAACTTCAGATGCGGGTTGATGGTCAGGAACGGGTGGGTCGCGGGATCGGAGTCACGGCCGTCGCCGCCGGTGGTGATGGAGGAGGCGACCAGCTCCGAGCCGACCGTGCGCGTGGTCGGGTCGTCGTAGTCGAGCTTGAGGTCACTGGCCCAGTGGGCGTGCACGTCGCCGGTGAGCACCACGGGGTTGCGCACCTCGGCGTCGACCCAGCCCTGGGTGATCCGCTGCCGCGAGGCGACGTAGCCGTCCCAGGCGTCCTGGCTGGTGATCTTGGCGGGTCCGGCGTTGTTGTCACGCTGGGCGAAGAAGACCTGCTGGCCGATGATGTCCCACTGCGCTCGCGACTGGCGGAAGCCGTCCAGCAGCCAGCGCTCCTGCGCGTCACCGGTGATCGAACGCGCGGGGTCGACGGCCTCCGGGCAGTCGCGGTAGCCGTCGCCGCAGCCCTGGTCGTTGCGGTACTGCCGGGTGTCGAGCATGTGGAAGGTGGCGAGCCTGCCCCATCGGACCCGCCGGTAGAGCTGCATGTCGATGCCCCGGGGGATGGACCCGCGGCGCAGGGGCATGTTCTCGTAGTACGCGCGGAAGGCCGCCTCCCGCCGGGCGAGGAAGTTCGGCTGGGGAACCTCCGGCTTCTCCGGCACCTCGTCGGCCCAGTTGTTGTCCACCTCGTGGTCGTCCCAGACGACCAGCCAGGGCGCGGCGGCGTGCGCGGCCTGCAGGTCGGGGTCGGCCTTGTACTGGGCGTGCCGCTGCCGGTAGTTGGCGAGCGTCTCGGTCTCGGGACCCTCGTGGTCACGGACGTTTCCGCCGGGGATGGTGTAGGTGTCCTTGGTGTACTCGTACTGGTAGTCGCCCAGGTGCAGGACCAGGTCGGGGTGCTCCTCGGCCAGGCGCCGGTAGGAGGTGAAGTAACCGTGCTCGTACTGGGCGCAGGAGACGAAGGCCATCGCCAGACCGGAACCGTAGGAGAGCACGTGCGGGGCGGTCCTGGCACGGCCCATCGGCGAGACGTAGGGCCCCACCTTGAAGCGGTACCAGTACTCCCGGTCGGAGGAGAGCCCGTCCAGCTCGACGTGGACGCTGTGGCCCCACTCCGTAGTCGCCATCGCCACGCCCCGCCGTACGACCCGGTGGCCGGCCGCGTCGCCGTAGACCTGCCACTGGACTGGGAAGGGCCGGTCGGGCATGCCGCCCAGGCCGTCCTCGGCGAGCGGCTGGGGCGCCAGCCGGGTCCAGATCACGAAACCGTCGGAGTCGGGGTCGCCCGAGGCGACACCGAGCATGAAGGGGTCGCTCCGCAGGCCGCGGGAGGCCAGGGACGCGGCGCTCTCCGTAGCGGTTCCGGGGTCGGCGAGGGCGGCGGCGGGAACGCTCGCCACCGCTCCCGCCGCGATGCCGGTGACGAGAAAGGAGCGTCGGGTGAGCCGGGACATGGGGGCCTCCCAGGATGATCTGGCACGGACGCCCGTCAGCCTCATGGAGGATCATGACGAGAGGGTGAACTCCCCCTGTCATGGAAAAGGCGGCATCCTTCACGGATGCCGCCTTCCCTGAAATTTCCTACCAGCCGCGCTCCGCCAGGCGGTGCGGGACCGGGATGTCGTCCACGTTGATGCCCACCATGGCCTCGCCCAGACCGCGGGAGACCTTGGCGATGACGTCGGGGTCGTCGAAGAACGTGGTGGCCTTGACGATCGCGGCGGCACGCTGGGCCGGGTTGCCGGCCTTGAAGATGCCCGAGCCGACGAACACGCCCTCGGCGCCGAGCTGCATCATCATGGCGGCGTCGGCCGGGGTGGCGATGCCGCCGGCGGTGAAGAGCACGACGGGCAGCTTGCCGGCCTTGGCGACCTCGGCGACCAGCTCGTACGGCGCCTGCAGCTCCTTGGCCGCGACGAACAGCTCGTCCTCCGGCAGCGAGGACAGGCGCTTGAGCTCACCCCGGATCTTGCGCATGTGGGTGGTGGCGTTGGAGACGTCACCGGTGCCGGCCTCGCCCTTCGAGCGGATCATCGCGGCGCCCTCGGTGATGCGGCGCAGCGCCTCACCCAGGTTGGTCGCCCCGCAGACGAAGGGCACCGTGAACTGCCACTTGTCGATGTGGTTGGCGAAGTCGGCGGGGGTCAGCACCTCGGACTCGTCGATGTAGTCGACGCCGAGCGACTGGAGCACCTGGGCCTCGACGAAGTGGCCGATGCGGGCCTTGGCCATCACGGGGATGGAGACGGCGTTGATGATGCCGTCGATCATGTCGGGGTCGCTCATCCGGGAGACGCCCCCCTGGGCGCGGATGTCCGCGGGGACCCGCTCGAGGGCCATGACGGCGACGGCACCGGCATCCTCGGCGATCTTGGCCTGCTCGGCGTTGACGACGTCCATGATGACGCCGCCCTTGAGCATCTCGGCCATGCCTCGCTTCACCCGGGCGGTTCCGGTGACGGCGGTCTCGGTGACTTCGGGCGTGCTGCTGGACACGGTCTCTACCTCACGACGGCTGATTGCGGATCACGGACCGTCCGCGGGGACGGCACCACATCTCCATGGTAGGCGCTGATCCACCCGTTCCCTTACACGCCATCATGTCCTGATCCGGCGGCCCTGCTGGACAACATGGCCACCCCGGCGTGAACGGGGCGGGCGATCAGGGGATGACGGGCTTGCGGGAGGCCAGGACGACCCACACCTGTCCGGGGGCGAAGTTCATCGGATCCCCCGCCTCGGTGGTGAAGACGGTGCCGTCCTTCTCCGTCTCACGTGACCACTTGGCCTTGAACGCCTGGCCGTCGCGGAGCACGATCGCACTGCCCTCGCCGGTGGTGTGCACCAGGGGTGTGTAGCTCTGG
It encodes:
- a CDS encoding alkaline phosphatase D family protein; amino-acid sequence: MSRLTRRSFLVTGIAAGAVASVPAAALADPGTATESAASLASRGLRSDPFMLGVASGDPDSDGFVIWTRLAPQPLAEDGLGGMPDRPFPVQWQVYGDAAGHRVVRRGVAMATTEWGHSVHVELDGLSSDREYWYRFKVGPYVSPMGRARTAPHVLSYGSGLAMAFVSCAQYEHGYFTSYRRLAEEHPDLVLHLGDYQYEYTKDTYTIPGGNVRDHEGPETETLANYRQRHAQYKADPDLQAAHAAAPWLVVWDDHEVDNNWADEVPEKPEVPQPNFLARREAAFRAYYENMPLRRGSIPRGIDMQLYRRVRWGRLATFHMLDTRQYRNDQGCGDGYRDCPEAVDPARSITGDAQERWLLDGFRQSRAQWDIIGQQVFFAQRDNNAGPAKITSQDAWDGYVASRQRITQGWVDAEVRNPVVLTGDVHAHWASDLKLDYDDPTTRTVGSELVASSITTGGDGRDSDPATHPFLTINPHLKFYNNQRGYVVTRIEREQLTADFKVLPQVTQAGAAAHTKATFVIEDRVPGVQQTYLRPLDPSAARTPEPTADQRIQETVDWETKRP
- the pdxT gene encoding pyridoxal 5'-phosphate synthase glutaminase subunit PdxT, with protein sequence MSIAPTIGVFALQGDVREHLRSLEVAGAKAVAVRRPGELEAVDGLVIPGGESTTMWKLAETFDLLEPLRLRIKNGMPAYGSCAGMIMLADRIEAGVDGQQTIGGIDMVVRRNAFGRQVASFEADIDFAGRGALRAVFIRAPWVESVGPGVEVLARAEAEDRIVAVRQGPLLATSFHPELTGDVGVHSYFVEMVREL
- the pdxS gene encoding pyridoxal 5'-phosphate synthase lyase subunit PdxS, giving the protein MSSSTPEVTETAVTGTARVKRGMAEMLKGGVIMDVVNAEQAKIAEDAGAVAVMALERVPADIRAQGGVSRMSDPDMIDGIINAVSIPVMAKARIGHFVEAQVLQSLGVDYIDESEVLTPADFANHIDKWQFTVPFVCGATNLGEALRRITEGAAMIRSKGEAGTGDVSNATTHMRKIRGELKRLSSLPEDELFVAAKELQAPYELVAEVAKAGKLPVVLFTAGGIATPADAAMMMQLGAEGVFVGSGIFKAGNPAQRAAAIVKATTFFDDPDVIAKVSRGLGEAMVGINVDDIPVPHRLAERGW